The DNA sequence TTTTTTATTTTCAGATAAATTATGAATAAATAAAATTTGTTTATTCTCATAGATTTTTTTTACAATATATAATTCTTTATCTTCGTTATCTTCAAAAATTGTCTCTGAATTAAAAAAATCTATATATTTTTTTCTCACTTCAATCATATTTTTAATCCCATAAAATAATTTTGATTCATCATTTGTTTTATCTTTATCGATTTTTTCAACTTTATCCCACCTCATTTTACCTCTGTTAAAAAATCTAGCATCTTCATACCCTGTTTTTTTACTGCTTTCTAAATAAAATTCTTCATCATTTTCTTGTCCAATTTCATCTCCATAATATATAATCGGAGAACCTATAGTTGTAAACATCATAGAATTCAATAAAAGTATTTTTTTTATATCTTTTCCTAGCATATTATAAATACGTCCTGCAATTCCTTCTCCTTCTCTAAAACTGTATTTTTTATCTATTAAATAATTTTCTAGCATTACTTTTCTCTCTTCTGGAGTTACAAATTCTAAAGTCAATTCATCATGACATCTTAAAAATGAGATCCATTGACACCCTTTAGGTATTTTAGGAGTATATTCAGAATCCAAAGCATCCACTATATATTTAGAGTCTTTTTCTGCTAAACTAAGATAAAATTTAGGCATTAGTGGAAAATGATATGCTGTTTGGCATTCATCACCATCCCCAAAATATTTCACTACATCTTTTGGTTTCATATTTGCTTCTGCGATTAATAATGTCCCCTCTTGAACATAATCTAAAACTCTTCTAAAAATTTTTAAAATTATATGAACTTCATCTAAATCTTCACAATTAGTTCCCTCTTTTTTCCAAACAAAAGGTATAGCATCCATCCTCAATCCATCAATTCCTTTTGATTTCCAAAATAATAAATTCTTTAACATCTCTATTAAAACTTTAGGATTTTTATAATTCAAATCAGGTTGGAATCCATAAAATCTATGAAAATAATAATCATCTGTTTTTGGGTTGTATTCCCAATTGCTGTTTATCATACCTTTAAACAATAATCTTGCATCTAAATATTTATCAGGTTTATCGCTCCATATATAATAATCTCTGTATATAGAATTTTTGTCTACTTTAGCCTTTTTAAACCATTCATGCTCATCAGACGTATGATTTACTGCTAAATCAAATAATATTTTTATTCCATATTCATGTGCAATTTTAACAAAATTTAAAAATTGTTCTGTTCCGCCTAACTCTTTTCTTACATTATAATAATCTCTAATATCAAATCCTTGATCTCTCATTGGAGAATCTAACATTGGTAAAAGCCACAAAGTATTTACTCCTAATTTTTTTAAATATGGCAATTTTTCTATTAAACCTTTAAAATCTCCAGCATATAAATCTACATATAAAGAATATACAACTGACTCTTTATACCAAAATTGATTTTCAACAACTACATTTTTATATTTTTCTTTTTCTACATCAATTATTTTTTTTAGTTCATCTAGTTCTTTTTCTTTACTATCGCCATAAAGAGTTTTCCACAAATTTTCTATTTTTTCCATCTCCGACCTCCTCCACACGTGTGTAGTGTGTTTTAAAATAAAAATCGACTATTCATAAAGTCGATTTTTCAAAATACACACATTTGTATTGCTTCATATTACTAATATATTACATTTTAAGAATTTTGTCAACCTTTTTTTGGTAATTCTTTTATTTTTTATGCTCAATTTTTGATACTACTGCCAACGCTTTCCCTTTTTCCATCTTTATAGATGCTGATTTTTCAATAATTAAGTTGCTTATTCCTAAAGAATCTCCCTTTTTAATTTTTTTATTTTCTATATTATATTTAAATCCATTTAAAGTAATAACTATTTCTTCGCTAAAAGGAATTATAGAAAAAATATCTCCTATTCTATTTTTAATTTTATAAATTTCTTCTCTTTTTGTAATCATTCTCAATTCTTCATTTTGATTATTAATAACTATATTTTTAAATTTATTTAATAAATTTATATTAACGAGAGTATGATCTACTCTTCCTCCAATAGCTCCTTCTAATATTATTTCATCATAAAATTTATATATTATTTTCAATAATATTTCTGTGTCTGTTTTATCTTTATCTGGATTATATCTTTTTATTTCTACACCTTTTTCAATATAATAATTTAATATTTCGCCAGAAAGAGAGTCAAAATCTCCTAAAATCATCTTTGGAATTATATTTAATTTATAAGCAATTTTAGCTCCACCATCTGCACAAAATATATCAATTTTTTCTGCTTTATATTTTTCTAAATATTTATAATTAATATCCTCTAAATTTAAAAATATTACAGCTTTTTTCATTTTCATCTCCTAATTGATTAATCATCATCTTTTGTTGTATCCACTTCAATAAAAATTGGTAAATGATCAGATATAGTTTTTCTTACTATACTATAATTTTTATTTGTAAAATTATATACTCCATAATCACCCGTGAACTCTTTAGTATATTTATAACTCAAAAAAAAGTTATCATAACTTTTAGATAAGCTATGTTTTCCTATTGTAGTTTTATATTTCGAATTTACAACAGCAAATATATTATCTTTGCCTGCATAAATTTCTTTAAATCCCTTATTATATGATGGCAGATTAAAATCACCAGCTATTATTACATCTTGTTCTCTTCCATTCTTTCTTTGAAAATAATCATATACATTATCTAAATATCCTGCTTCTTTTTCCCTAACAGCCCTATTTTTCCCATATATAAAATGACATAAAATATATGTA is a window from the Haliovirga abyssi genome containing:
- a CDS encoding endonuclease/exonuclease/phosphatase family protein: MKLKIIIIYMVIEIFTFSNDIGVISSFNSLHLGWKSKNYKKFAKVISLFDLIGLEEVMNETGIKKVKKELEIETGEKWDYHISEKKVGNGRYKEYYGYIWKENKVKFIKYYGFYKEKKNEFSREPYGAEFKIGKFDFTYILCHFIYGKNRAVREKEAGYLDNVYDYFQRKNGREQDVIIAGDFNLPSYNKGFKEIYAGKDNIFAVVNSKYKTTIGKHSLSKSYDNFFLSYKYTKEFTGDYGVYNFTNKNYSIVRKTISDHLPIFIEVDTTKDDD
- a CDS encoding thiamine diphosphokinase, translated to MKKAVIFLNLEDINYKYLEKYKAEKIDIFCADGGAKIAYKLNIIPKMILGDFDSLSGEILNYYIEKGVEIKRYNPDKDKTDTEILLKIIYKFYDEIILEGAIGGRVDHTLVNINLLNKFKNIVINNQNEELRMITKREEIYKIKNRIGDIFSIIPFSEEIVITLNGFKYNIENKKIKKGDSLGISNLIIEKSASIKMEKGKALAVVSKIEHKK
- a CDS encoding alpha-amylase family glycosyl hydrolase, which produces MEKIENLWKTLYGDSKEKELDELKKIIDVEKEKYKNVVVENQFWYKESVVYSLYVDLYAGDFKGLIEKLPYLKKLGVNTLWLLPMLDSPMRDQGFDIRDYYNVRKELGGTEQFLNFVKIAHEYGIKILFDLAVNHTSDEHEWFKKAKVDKNSIYRDYYIWSDKPDKYLDARLLFKGMINSNWEYNPKTDDYYFHRFYGFQPDLNYKNPKVLIEMLKNLLFWKSKGIDGLRMDAIPFVWKKEGTNCEDLDEVHIILKIFRRVLDYVQEGTLLIAEANMKPKDVVKYFGDGDECQTAYHFPLMPKFYLSLAEKDSKYIVDALDSEYTPKIPKGCQWISFLRCHDELTLEFVTPEERKVMLENYLIDKKYSFREGEGIAGRIYNMLGKDIKKILLLNSMMFTTIGSPIIYYGDEIGQENDEEFYLESSKKTGYEDARFFNRGKMRWDKVEKIDKDKTNDESKLFYGIKNMIEVRKKYIDFFNSETIFEDNEDKELYIVKKIYENKQILFIHNLSENKKVINIEFAGVGLLTGNKLGKTIKLTPNECIWVMSE